From Mesorhizobium australicum, a single genomic window includes:
- a CDS encoding MFS transporter, with product MAATDPFSATEKAPRLRSIIPVLGVTQILAWGSSYYLLAVLAKPIAGDTGWSLAWIVGGLSLGLLVAGIVSPRVGDSIQRFGGRLVLATSAVFLALGLIGLALSPNLPLYIVSWLVLGVGMGAGLYDAAFATLGRLYGQRARTAIATLTLFGGFASTVCWPLSAMLVSEFGWRNACLIYAAIHLAILLPLYIFALPKERKRDIYGNIPATLEEGSAVSGRMPTGSRLLFVLIALVITVSSMISALISVHLLTILQAREIALAAAVALGAVVGPAQVGARAIEMAISRFHHPIWTKLASTVFVATGVGLLWSEFPIIAAALIFYGAGIGIESIARGTLPLAVFGEHPYASIMGRIAMPSLVMQAASPSLGALLIDVFGADGALAALLAIAVVNVALVSALYLILLTHGHV from the coding sequence GTGGCTGCCACGGATCCGTTTTCCGCAACCGAAAAGGCTCCACGTCTGCGCAGCATCATTCCCGTTCTCGGCGTGACGCAGATCCTCGCCTGGGGCTCGTCGTATTATCTCCTCGCCGTGCTGGCCAAACCAATCGCCGGTGATACCGGCTGGTCGTTAGCGTGGATCGTTGGTGGCCTGTCGCTTGGTCTGCTTGTCGCTGGCATCGTTTCGCCGCGGGTCGGCGATAGCATCCAGCGTTTTGGCGGTCGTCTTGTCCTGGCTACGAGCGCTGTCTTTCTTGCTCTTGGACTCATCGGACTGGCGTTGTCGCCCAACCTGCCGCTCTACATTGTCTCTTGGCTGGTGCTTGGCGTCGGCATGGGTGCCGGCCTCTACGACGCCGCCTTCGCGACGCTCGGGCGTCTTTATGGCCAACGAGCGCGCACAGCCATCGCGACCCTCACCCTGTTCGGCGGCTTTGCTAGTACCGTCTGCTGGCCGCTCTCGGCCATGCTTGTTTCCGAATTTGGCTGGCGTAACGCGTGCCTGATCTATGCTGCCATACACCTCGCTATCCTGTTGCCGCTATACATCTTCGCTCTTCCCAAGGAGCGGAAGCGGGACATCTACGGAAACATACCTGCTACACTTGAAGAAGGCAGCGCGGTCAGTGGGCGGATGCCCACAGGATCGAGATTGTTGTTCGTACTGATCGCTCTGGTCATCACCGTCAGCTCGATGATCTCCGCGCTGATCTCCGTCCATCTTTTGACCATCCTGCAGGCGCGTGAAATTGCCCTTGCAGCCGCAGTCGCGCTTGGCGCGGTAGTGGGTCCTGCGCAGGTCGGAGCCCGCGCCATCGAAATGGCGATCAGCCGGTTCCATCATCCGATCTGGACGAAGCTCGCTTCGACCGTTTTCGTCGCAACGGGCGTCGGGTTGCTTTGGTCAGAATTCCCGATCATTGCGGCCGCGCTAATTTTCTATGGTGCGGGCATCGGCATCGAGTCGATCGCGCGCGGCACGCTGCCGCTCGCCGTGTTCGGCGAGCACCCTTACGCCTCGATCATGGGCCGGATCGCCATGCCGAGCTTGGTCATGCAGGCAGCCTCGCCGTCGCTCGGTGCGCTGCTGATCGATGTTTTCGGGGCTGACGGTGCACTTGCTGCGTTGCTTGCGATCGCCGTCGTCAATGTGGCGCTGGTGTCGGCCCTCTACCTGATCTTGCTGACGCACGGGCACGTCTAG
- a CDS encoding cytochrome c biogenesis CcdA family protein, which produces MLEISNIGVLTAFVAGILSFLSPCVLPLVPGYVSYVAGRKPTAVATDSTFALSLPAMGLSLCFVLGFSTVFIALGASATALGQMLLNYRVELNLVGGAIVILFGLFLTGLLRPSWMMREMRLHTNLPGGHAASAYVLGLAFAFGWTPCIGPILGAILTVGAASATVGQGIALLAIYSLGLGISFLLAALFSDGLARRLKAMRRAGWMLQFAAGGIMVVMGLAMITGQMSAFSFWLLENFPMFTRIG; this is translated from the coding sequence ATGCTCGAGATTTCCAACATCGGCGTGCTTACTGCCTTCGTGGCAGGCATCCTCTCGTTCCTGTCGCCCTGCGTACTGCCGCTCGTTCCGGGATACGTATCCTATGTCGCCGGCCGGAAACCAACCGCCGTGGCGACCGATAGCACGTTCGCGCTGAGCTTGCCGGCAATGGGTCTCAGCCTCTGCTTCGTGCTCGGATTCTCGACGGTATTCATTGCCCTCGGAGCAAGCGCGACGGCGCTGGGTCAAATGCTTCTCAACTACCGCGTCGAGCTCAATCTTGTCGGCGGTGCGATCGTCATCCTGTTCGGGCTGTTCCTCACCGGCCTCCTTCGTCCGTCCTGGATGATGCGCGAGATGCGGCTTCACACGAACCTGCCGGGCGGACATGCGGCATCGGCCTATGTTCTCGGGCTTGCTTTCGCCTTCGGCTGGACTCCGTGCATCGGGCCGATCCTTGGCGCGATCCTGACGGTCGGCGCGGCATCTGCCACTGTCGGCCAGGGTATTGCGTTGCTTGCCATTTATTCGCTCGGCCTTGGCATATCGTTCCTGCTCGCCGCCCTGTTCAGCGACGGTCTTGCCAGGCGGCTGAAAGCGATGCGCCGAGCGGGCTGGATGCTGCAGTTCGCCGCCGGCGGGATCATGGTGGTCATGGGCCTCGCGATGATCACCGGGCAGATGTCGGCTTTTTCGTTCTGGCTGCTGGAGAACTTCCCGATGTTCACGCGCATCGGCTGA
- a CDS encoding DsbA family protein — protein sequence MKSRRTHPRTVIWFALALLLSLFAGQQQSIADSMPKEEFEQRVRDYLLAHPEAVVEALQAYDARQKQAQEDAAKAALTARAEEIFRDPASPVGGNVEGSVTLVEFFDYNCPYCRQMMPVMEQAVAADPQLRIAYKEFPILGPDSVFAAKAALAANLQGGYAKFHKALFEVKSRITEAVVLKVAANVGLDVERLKTDMEGTAIRDTVDRNLQLAQDLGITGTPVFIAGDQILGGAVPLATLTQLIEQAK from the coding sequence ATGAAAAGCAGACGCACACATCCGCGAACAGTTATCTGGTTCGCACTCGCCCTCCTGCTGAGCCTTTTCGCTGGGCAGCAGCAGTCGATCGCGGACAGCATGCCTAAGGAAGAGTTCGAGCAGCGGGTTCGCGACTACCTCCTCGCTCATCCCGAAGCCGTGGTCGAAGCACTGCAGGCCTATGACGCGCGCCAGAAGCAGGCCCAGGAGGATGCCGCCAAGGCAGCATTGACGGCGCGTGCGGAGGAAATCTTTCGCGATCCTGCGAGCCCGGTTGGCGGCAATGTCGAGGGTAGCGTCACGTTGGTCGAGTTTTTCGACTACAACTGCCCTTATTGCCGCCAGATGATGCCGGTGATGGAGCAGGCCGTGGCTGCCGACCCGCAACTGCGGATCGCCTACAAGGAATTTCCGATCCTCGGCCCGGATTCCGTTTTCGCCGCCAAAGCGGCGCTCGCCGCGAACCTGCAGGGAGGCTACGCAAAATTTCACAAGGCTCTTTTCGAGGTGAAGAGCAGGATCACCGAGGCGGTCGTTCTCAAGGTCGCTGCGAACGTGGGTCTCGATGTCGAGCGGCTGAAGACGGATATGGAAGGTACCGCGATCCGGGACACCGTCGATCGCAATCTGCAGCTTGCCCAGGATCTCGGCATCACCGGCACGCCGGTATTTATCGCGGGCGATCAAATTTTGGGCGGCGCCGTGCCCCTCGCGACCCTGACGCAGCTTATCGAGCAGGCGAAATAG
- a CDS encoding SCO family protein, which produces MRLFTIWIAILALMAAVAPVAQAHSLDEVDAMLGDKEKYFQVIDKPALDFKLRSSDGRAIQLADLRGKILILHFIYTSCPDVCPLHTERLAQIKAMVNDTPMKDRVRFVTITTDPSNDTPQVLSDYATGHGLDIANWLFLTTTPDQPEDTTRKLAEAFGHKFSKTDDGLQMHGIVTHVIDKDGRWKANFHGLNYDPVNLVTFVNALTNDVGHPHEHGMRSWWDWLWSG; this is translated from the coding sequence ATGCGCCTCTTCACCATCTGGATCGCCATCCTTGCGCTGATGGCGGCAGTCGCACCCGTGGCGCAAGCCCACTCGCTCGACGAAGTCGACGCGATGCTCGGCGACAAGGAGAAGTATTTCCAGGTCATCGACAAGCCGGCGCTGGATTTCAAGCTGCGATCATCCGATGGCCGTGCGATCCAGCTGGCGGACCTTCGCGGCAAGATCTTGATCCTGCATTTTATCTACACGTCCTGCCCCGACGTCTGCCCACTGCACACCGAGCGGCTCGCGCAGATCAAGGCGATGGTAAACGATACGCCCATGAAGGACCGGGTAAGGTTCGTGACAATCACGACCGATCCGTCGAACGACACGCCCCAGGTTCTAAGCGATTACGCGACCGGGCATGGACTCGACATTGCGAACTGGCTGTTCCTGACCACGACGCCGGATCAGCCGGAGGACACAACTCGCAAGCTGGCGGAAGCCTTCGGCCACAAGTTCAGTAAGACCGACGACGGCCTGCAGATGCACGGCATCGTCACGCACGTCATCGACAAGGACGGCCGATGGAAGGCGAATTTCCACGGTCTCAACTACGATCCCGTCAACCTCGTCACTTTTGTCAACGCGCTCACCAACGATGTCGGACACCCTCACGAGCACGGTATGCGGAGTTGGTGGGACTGGCTGTGGAGTGGGTGA
- a CDS encoding TlpA family protein disulfide reductase, which produces MKTLALALFGMLLALIQASATEPPANFASHATPQPVPEISFQNADGQPKTLADFSGKIVLLNIWATWCAPYRKEMPTLDRLQAELGGVDFEVVALSVDRKGPEVVRKFFDEIGVKHLALNIDTSSKAMFALGAVGLPLTLLIDREGREIGRVIGPAEWDSPEVVAFIRDRIATK; this is translated from the coding sequence ATGAAGACGTTGGCTCTCGCTTTGTTCGGTATGTTGCTCGCTTTGATCCAGGCGTCAGCCACCGAGCCTCCGGCCAACTTTGCCAGCCATGCCACGCCGCAGCCGGTGCCGGAAATCTCGTTCCAGAATGCTGACGGACAGCCAAAAACGCTCGCAGATTTTTCGGGAAAGATCGTGCTGCTCAACATCTGGGCGACGTGGTGCGCCCCGTACCGCAAGGAGATGCCGACGCTCGACCGGCTGCAGGCTGAACTTGGCGGTGTGGATTTCGAGGTCGTCGCGCTGTCGGTGGATCGCAAGGGACCGGAAGTCGTGAGGAAGTTCTTTGACGAGATCGGCGTCAAGCACCTCGCCCTCAACATCGACACGTCAAGCAAGGCGATGTTCGCCCTCGGCGCCGTCGGCTTGCCGCTCACGCTTCTGATCGACCGTGAGGGGCGTGAGATCGGCCGGGTGATCGGCCCGGCCGAATGGGACTCTCCCGAGGTCGTGGCGTTCATCCGCGATCGCATCGCTACCAAATAA